The genomic DNA TGGCGGCCGCGacggccgcctccccgccgcgcgtGCCGGCGGGGTCCGTCTCCGGCGCCACGGGGCCCACCGCCCAGATGCGCTTGAACCCCATGTCTTCCAGAGACGCGTCCAGGTACCTCCCCTCGAGCGCCCGGAGCGTGTTGGACACGAACGCCCAGCTCTCCTGCAGGTTCCAGAGGAAGTTCTGTCTCACCAACTCACGGACCTTGTCTTCGAATCCGCTTTCCAGGAACCATTTGTACATCATGGAGATCTCCCTCCACTGGTACGTCGGCTGGCCGGGAATCGCGGGGAAGGTCACCCCAAACTCGTCGCCGCACCCCGCAGGTCGCGTCACGAGGCGGCGGAAGAGCGAGTGAGGGAAGGCGGTGCCCAGGACGCCGGAAGGCGTGAACACGATCCCGGCGGCGCCCAGCTGGCGAGCGAGCGGCTGCGCCCATCCGCAGAAGAAGTCGGCGATGACGGCGACGACGGGGTCGGGCTGCGACCTGGCCCAGGCGAGGATCGGGTCACGGAGCGAGGCGAGCGCGTGGATGAAGACGGGGAAGGACTCCGGGGCGCAGGATTTGGTGTTCTCGAGGCCCGGGGGCAGAGAAGGGTGGGAAGGGAACGGGATGGTGAGCGGGCGGACGGCGGCTGGTTGCGCGGCgaggagaggggagaggagCGGGAGGTTGGCGGGCGTGGTGACGACGGTGAGGCGGAggccgcgcgcggcgaggagggcggcgaaGTCGAGGAGCGGCAGCGCGTGGCCCTGCGCGGTGAAGGGGATGACGAGCACGTGAGGCCCGGGGGTAGGTGCGGCTGCCGTCTCCATGGCTGAGAGGCTGAGAGCGGTGGCGCCGGTTGGCCGCTGGCGAAGCCTTGAAAATGCGAGCGGTTTGGTGGACCGAGTTTACTCATCATCGGGGCTATTTTTGAATTTGACAAGCCTTTCAAAATTCGCAAGTCTTTCAAAAATTTAACACTCTGATTCACATGTCAATAACTCAGGGCACATATCATTGTGATAAggatataaaattctaaaaaaaacttgTGAATTGAGAcccaaataataaaaattatctttcttttttttaggccGCTCTCCTGTAGCTTGGGGAGTTGGGGGACGACAGTTTGGGGGAAAATTTTTAGAATTTGGGTCTCAATTCGCAAGTCTTTCAAAATTTAACACCCTGACCCACATGTCAATGATCTAGAGTGACCCCATATGTCATTGTGATAAGGGTgttaaattttgaaaaatttgcGAATTGAGTCCCAAATAATAAAAACTCTTAGGTTTGGGAGAGTTGTCAGCACCAGGGCCACTTGGAATGGCAGTTGGATCGAGATTAGTGAGTGTCCGGGCCGATTGGCAGATGGGCTGAAGATATGGTCCGTGGGCACATCGGGCCCACTTGAAACGTGTCATCCTGCTCATCTCCAACTACCGGCGTCCtccggtcgccgtcgccgtcctggCCTGCGGATGCTTCGCGCTCGCCCCTCGACCGCTCTGAGCGAACGGCATGGAGCTGGGCAGAGGCATTGTCTCAGCCCCACTCCCGCAGCCAGCGCTGCGGAAGGCGCGCGCCCCCCGCCTCGGCCGCCGGCTTACCTTCGGACCCTTCTCACCGCCGCTACCGCTTTCTGACGTGGTGGGTGTTTCCGTTCCATTTGCTTGGTCCGCGTGAACTCCGGGCACAAATTGCGTTGATGGGTTCAGCGACTCGGTTCTCCTCCGTCTTCTGCAGCGAGAGCACGGGTGCTGCATCAGCAGGGCGCTGCGGCCGCGGCAGGAGTGGGTGGAGGGCTGGGTCCGGAGCAACGACACGTTCGTCCGTGGCCTGCCCatcctcgtcggcggcgcctCCCTCGTCGCCGTCCTCCTCAACCGTGCCGTTTCCGGAATTGCAGCCGTCGCTGACGCCTCCAGGTCTGCCCGCACTTGCATAGCCATGAAATCGCTTGCTGTTTGCCTCGCTTGTACACTAATCGTTTGTTCCATATCCTATAATCCTAGTTCGCAGTCCAGGGCCGATATTTTAACCCTTTCTCTATCCGTAACTGACATTCTTGCCGGACTCGTGTGGCTGTCCATCCGTCCGAAATCCATTTCTCCGGTCAGAATTAAGATTTTGCACCGCACATTCCTCATAGGCTGAATCCCATGTTCTAATATCGTTGAGTGATTTCTCAATTCTAAATTTGATTATAGGTGGTTCCTCGAGGTGTCGAATGCAAACGAGTTGGTCCTGGTGTGTCAACTTCTGCACTTCACGAACTACTTTGGTAACTGCTCTACTGATACATATTATTTCTTCCTATTTTTCCACTAAAAGGCCGATGGTTCACTAGGGTAGTAACTCTGAAAGTCTCACCTAATACCCCCATGTGCTAATAATTGTCGTCTGCCGTTCAAGTTTGGGCTCTGAATAATTGCATGCACCTTTTAGTGAAAGCAATGTTTTTTGGAGATTGGTAATTGTGTGGTACTCAGCCTAAGATTACAGCTTCAGTTGTAAATAATTGAAATACATTGGGGATCACTACATCTGTGCTGGTTACCATTAATTAGCACTCACCGACTTGTATAAATCCACGACTTCATTTATGCAGTTATACTAAGGGTTTGTGTTGTGAAGTTAGCTATTACttttttttcttacaaataggtcatGGGATTCCCTCACTACTGCAACTTGTTGCAAATCATTGGTTGTTGTGTATGGAGGTAATTGCATTCTTCAAATCGGTGTTGCTGCGGGATCTCCAGAAGATGGTAATGCAGTTACTGTGGATACACAAAAGTTCATCCAGGGCTCTCTTTACAAAAGTGCAATGGAATCCAAGAAGCGTGAGTATCTCTTGTTTTTACTTGGAAGGTTTTCCATTTGTTTTCAGAAATTTCACGGCAATCTTCTGGCAGAATCTTATCTGGCAAACCTTGCTCTGTATCCTGGGAGGTCTGAGTTGCCCTTCTTGCCTTCTAACACACAGGTGCTGATTCACTTTATTCTAGAAATGATGTTACATAGAAGCATGTATTTGAGCAATTGATACTCGTTCTATCATAATAGCTGGTTCTTATTATCCAGCGAAAACTAAAGCTGAGTGCAAAATGTATTAATTTATGGATTGGAGTTGTATAAAAAGCCTTCTTTTCATGTCCAGAAGCTGGATCCAAAATTCAGATGGAGGGGTTAACACATTTTCTGTTCTATAGGCACTAATATTACAACCAATTGGTGATAAAGGAATTGCAATTGTTGGTGGTGACACTATAAGAGGGTTCACTAGTACTGATCAGGTAcgtcattttttttaattttgataTCAGCCTTTAGGATTTCTGTGTGAAATACTCTAGTTCGTGTTTTTTTTCCCTGAAACAAACCCCCTGCAGTATTGTTTGCAGCAGTGTACTCTGAAGTCTCTAAAAATGTTGGCAGTTGCATTCTTTAAATACTGTACTAACTACTCTTTGATTAAATGGAAACAAAACCATGAatgttatgttttttttttttgcgagaattGGGAACTGTGCTAGCTGTAGACTGCATTCTTGCAAAAGTTCAGCCTGCCATTGGAGAGTGACCCATCATCCACTTGTCCTTGCTTGCAGGCATGGATTGCAATGATCGCAGACAAGTTGGATGCAACGTTGTCGAAGTCTTATCACTCTTGAACTGGGCTGCTTATTGGATGTTTGTTTCACCATCGCTTGCCCTCTGCAAGTGAGGACATCGTCCTTGCGACCTGTCTGATGAAGTGATAATTCATCAAGCATACATGTCGACGGCTGGTCGCTGAACCAGGGCCTCTATAGTCAAAGTTCCAAGTATTGCATCTACTGGTAGTGGCAAATTGGTGAAACTAGCCTGTTCAGTTGGGTTTCGCCGTTTGGCCATCTAGTTTAGCATGGTTCGGTCACAACATCAGGGAGGCAGGGACTGCTTTCTAAAGAGCTGATGGTTAGCTCAAGCTTCAATGTCTGACACGAAATAGCCACATAGGCAATGGCTTTTGACATGTGTTTGCCTTCATTCCGCTTCTGAGTTCATACAACGAAATGCAATATGGATCTGTGTTGTTATGATGTACTCACAGCAGCATATAATGTCTAAATAGAGCTCGGTAGTGGAGATGAGAAACGGGGAACAGATTAAAGCCGAAAGAGCGGCAGCGTCAGCTGGCGAGGACGAACATGGTGGTCTTTGCTCCAAGAGAAACACGATGCTCTTCCATAAAACAGAAACGCTAGGCAACTGAGAGCATACAGAATTACAGAAATAAAATTTACTGACGAAAAGCATACTTTGACAAACCACATGCCCAACTACGTCAGTCTAATTGAAGAATAATCAAATGCCCGCCTAAGCAACCAGACAAACCGATACTATTTCTCTCGTACACCCTTCTCCAAAATTGGTTTCGCCAACCTCCGACCAAACTGTTCCCTCCAAACACCTCTTCATGATCTTTCAGCATCAATCTGTAACCAAAAGATCACGGAAATTCTTCATTCAACCACTGACACCTGTGCCGAGTTCACGTGCTTCTTACTCTTTCGTTTCTTCTTTTGCTGATCCCCATCaacttgttctttctttggttCTG from Panicum virgatum strain AP13 chromosome 7N, P.virgatum_v5, whole genome shotgun sequence includes the following:
- the LOC120681802 gene encoding flavonol 3-O-glucosyltransferase UGT89B1-like; translated protein: METAAAPTPGPHVLVIPFTAQGHALPLLDFAALLAARGLRLTVVTTPANLPLLSPLLAAQPAAVRPLTIPFPSHPSLPPGLENTKSCAPESFPVFIHALASLRDPILAWARSQPDPVVAVIADFFCGWAQPLARQLGAAGIVFTPSGVLGTAFPHSLFRRLVTRPAGCGDEFGVTFPAIPGQPTYQWREISMMYKWFLESGFEDKVRELVRQNFLWNLQESWAFVSNTLRALEGRYLDASLEDMGFKRIWAVGPVAPETDPAGTRGGEAAVAAANLSAWLDAFPEGSVLYVCFGSQAVLTPAVAAALAEALERSAVPFVWVVNAGNSGVVPEGFEARAAAAGRGLVVRGWAPQVATLRHAAVGWFTTHCGWNSVLEAAAAGVPMLAWPMTADQFANARLLVDEVRVAVRACVGGFGVAPDPGELAAVLADAVGEKGRDVRARAGELAAEAARAVKEGGSSYADLEGLVREIRKLC
- the LOC120681804 gene encoding protein COFACTOR ASSEMBLY OF COMPLEX C SUBUNIT B CCB4, chloroplastic-like; amino-acid sequence: MELGRGIVSAPLPQPALRKARAPRLGRRLTFGPFSPPLPLSDVREHGCCISRALRPRQEWVEGWVRSNDTFVRGLPILVGGASLVAVLLNRAVSGIAAVADASSSQSRADILTLSLSVTDILAGLVWLSIRPKSISPVVPRGVECKRVGPGVSTSALHELLWSWDSLTTATCCKSLVVVYGGNCILQIGVAAGSPEDGNAVTVDTQKFIQGSLYKSAMESKKQSYLANLALYPGRSELPFLPSNTQALILQPIGDKGIAIVGGDTIRGFTSTDQAWIAMIADKLDATLSKSYHS